One Halarsenatibacter silvermanii DNA window includes the following coding sequences:
- a CDS encoding sulfotransferase domain-containing protein codes for MSKEIVFHIGYPKTATSTLQTFFTKLGEMGKINYFGKDYNVKPKKRLNHHFRNLILGENIYNPKHENKEFISSKKNLISDEWYTCSSLKYALETKQNLQAQYFPLRFKNLFSKNIDLKILVTIRNQIEIIYSYFVQIYFRYKNYLKYETFSDFLKSEINKDYNGELNQFYYFDILSQYADCFGWANIYILFFEDIKHDINDYAEEITKILGLTKKDKKNLLSHFNDVNKKKREKTKSGKLRRKTRKNLLGETMVDIYRKYEISPLQKLKPIAKYFYRKIGRKKREKNIRKPNSKERKMIFDEFKNNNIRLADKFNLNKAKMKKYNYI; via the coding sequence ATGAGTAAAGAGATAGTATTTCATATCGGATATCCGAAAACAGCAACTTCAACATTACAAACATTTTTCACTAAGTTAGGGGAAATGGGCAAAATTAATTACTTTGGTAAAGATTATAATGTAAAGCCTAAGAAAAGACTTAATCATCACTTTAGGAATTTGATTCTGGGTGAAAATATTTATAATCCTAAACATGAAAACAAAGAGTTTATTTCAAGTAAGAAAAATTTAATATCTGATGAATGGTATACTTGTTCAAGTTTGAAATATGCTTTAGAAACTAAGCAAAATTTACAGGCTCAATATTTTCCTCTGAGATTTAAAAATCTATTTTCAAAAAACATTGATTTAAAAATCTTAGTAACCATAAGAAATCAAATTGAGATTATTTACTCTTATTTTGTCCAAATTTATTTTAGGTATAAAAATTATTTGAAATATGAGACCTTTAGTGATTTTCTAAAAAGTGAAATAAATAAAGACTATAATGGAGAATTAAATCAATTTTACTATTTTGATATATTAAGTCAGTATGCAGATTGTTTTGGTTGGGCAAATATTTACATTTTATTTTTTGAAGATATCAAACATGATATCAATGATTATGCTGAAGAAATCACAAAGATTTTAGGCCTAACAAAAAAAGATAAAAAGAATTTACTTTCTCATTTTAATGATGTCAATAAAAAGAAAAGAGAAAAGACAAAGTCTGGAAAGCTAAGAAGGAAAACTAGAAAAAATCTTTTAGGCGAAACAATGGTGGATATATACAGAAAATACGAAATTTCACCTCTTCAAAAGTTAAAGCCTATAGCTAAATATTTTTATAGAAAAATAGGACGCAAAAAACGAGAGAAAAACATCAGAAAACCAAATTCTAAAGAAAGAAAAATGATATTTGATGAGTTTAAAAATAACAATATAAGGTTAGCTGATAAATTCAATTTAAACAAGGCGAAAATGAAAAAGTATAATTATATTTGA